A region from the Brassica napus cultivar Da-Ae chromosome C8, Da-Ae, whole genome shotgun sequence genome encodes:
- the LOC125575542 gene encoding ATP-dependent DNA helicase PIF4-like, whose amino-acid sequence MFFVYGFGGTGKTFLWKLLSAAIRCRGDIFLNVASSGIASLLLPGGRTAHSRFGISLNPDEFSSCTMEPGTDQANLVKESSLIIWDEAPMMGKHCFEALDMSLSDIVGKHVNQPFGGKVIVFGGDFRQVLPVINGAGRAEIVLASLNSSYLWEHCKVLKLTKNMRLLSDGLSPEEAADLRDFSDWILKIGDGKLAEPNDGEAEIDIPP is encoded by the coding sequence atgttttttgtttatggATTTGGTGGAACTGGGAAAACCTTTCTCTGGAAGTTACTTTCTGCAGCTATTAGATGTAGAGGAGATATTTTTCTAAACGTTGCATCAAGTGGCATTGCTTCTTTATTACTACCTGGTGGTAGGACTGCTCATTCAAGGTTTGGTATTTCATTAAATCCAGACGAGTTTTCATCGTGCACTATGGAGCCTGGAACTGATCAAGCTAATTTGGTCAAAGAATCATCACTTATTATATGGGACGAAGCGCCGATGATGGGCAAACATTGTTTTGAAGCTTTGGATATGAGCTTATCTGATATAGTTGGGAAGCATGTAAACCAGCCTTTTGGTGGAAAGGTTATTGTCTTTGGGGGTGACTTTAGGCAGGTTCTTCCTGTTATAAATGGAGCTGGTAGGGCTGAGATCGTCTTAGCTTCTCTGAATTCGTCATATCTTTGGGAGCACTGCAAagtgctgaagctcaccaagaACATGCGTTTGTTATCAGATGGTTTGTCACCAGAAGAGGCTGCGGATCTTAGAGATTTTTCGGATTGGATATTAAAAATTGGGGATGGCAAACTTGCAGAGCCTAATGATGGTGAAGCGGAGATCGATATTCCACCATAA